In Azospirillum sp. TSA2s, one genomic interval encodes:
- a CDS encoding TRAP transporter large permease, with the protein MVTALFVTFAVLLILGAPVGIALGGASAVYLVGSDIDLAVVPQFMYAGMDSFVLLCIPGFVLAGNLMNGGGITDQIVLFSNRLVGHIRGGLGLANVTGSMVFAGISGTAVAETASIGAVMIPAMRKSGYDAPFAAAVTAAASTVGPIIPPSVPMIIVGTLTGLSVGKMFMAGAVPGLLLGVGMMLTVWILARVRNYPREPWQGFGALLRASRGAFWALLMTAIILFGIVGGYFTPTEASIVAALYAFVIGLFVYKGFKLRQLPGILLESAIGAGGLILLVGLANVFGWILTSEQIPQAIAASMLALTTNKYLIILLINILLLIVGTFMETIAALIILFPPLLAVATQVGIDPIHFATFAVLNLMIGLTTPPVGVCLFVAANIAKISLGAITKAIWPFLLCNIVILFLVSYIPALSLWLPSLLFR; encoded by the coding sequence ATGGTCACCGCACTGTTCGTCACCTTCGCCGTCCTGCTGATCCTGGGCGCGCCGGTGGGCATCGCGCTGGGCGGCGCGTCGGCGGTCTATCTGGTCGGCAGCGACATCGACCTCGCCGTGGTTCCGCAATTCATGTATGCGGGCATGGACAGCTTCGTCCTGCTCTGCATCCCCGGCTTCGTGCTGGCCGGCAACCTGATGAACGGCGGCGGCATCACCGACCAGATCGTGCTGTTCAGCAACCGGCTGGTCGGCCATATCCGCGGCGGCCTCGGCCTTGCCAACGTGACGGGATCGATGGTGTTCGCCGGCATTTCCGGCACCGCGGTGGCGGAAACCGCCTCCATCGGCGCGGTGATGATCCCGGCGATGCGCAAGTCCGGCTATGACGCGCCCTTCGCCGCCGCGGTGACCGCCGCCGCCTCCACCGTCGGGCCGATCATCCCGCCCAGCGTGCCGATGATCATCGTCGGCACCCTGACCGGCCTGTCGGTCGGCAAGATGTTCATGGCCGGCGCCGTCCCGGGCCTGCTGCTGGGCGTCGGCATGATGCTGACGGTGTGGATCCTGGCGCGGGTGCGCAACTATCCCCGGGAGCCTTGGCAGGGCTTCGGCGCGCTGCTGCGTGCCAGCCGAGGCGCCTTCTGGGCGCTGCTGATGACGGCGATCATCCTGTTCGGCATCGTCGGCGGCTATTTCACCCCGACCGAGGCCTCCATCGTCGCGGCGCTCTACGCCTTCGTCATCGGGCTGTTCGTCTACAAGGGCTTCAAGCTGCGCCAGCTGCCCGGCATCCTGTTGGAAAGCGCCATCGGGGCGGGCGGGCTGATCCTGCTGGTGGGCCTTGCCAACGTCTTCGGCTGGATCCTGACCAGCGAGCAGATCCCGCAGGCCATCGCCGCCTCGATGCTGGCGCTGACCACCAACAAGTATCTGATCATTCTGCTGATCAACATCCTGCTGCTGATCGTCGGCACCTTCATGGAGACGATCGCGGCGCTGATCATCCTGTTCCCGCCGCTGCTTGCGGTGGCGACGCAGGTCGGCATCGACCCGATCCATTTCGCCACCTTCGCCGTGCTGAACCTGATGATCGGCCTGACCACCCCGCCGGTCGGCGTCTGCCTGTTCGTCGCGGCGAACATCGCGAAGATCTCGCTGGGCGCGATCACCAAGGCGATCTGGCCCTTCCTGCTCTGCAACATCGTGATCCTGTTCCTGGTCTCCTACATCCCGGCCCTGTCGCTGTGGCTGCCGAGCCTGCTTTTCCGCTGA
- a CDS encoding TRAP transporter small permease, with product MRNAFAAAVSAVSALCRWGTLAAIGVLIVVVTIQVLGRIPGFPSPPWTEEVARFALVHLVAFSCGLALLRGELVNVDMFILLLPKPLQTAVARLVDLAILVFAIAIIPGAWDYVVGSIGERARSINVPMIWVYVVTLIIPVSLAFFSIARLAGLGRDSAPPSHGETV from the coding sequence ATGCGCAACGCCTTTGCCGCCGCGGTGTCGGCCGTCTCCGCCCTTTGCCGCTGGGGAACCCTGGCGGCCATCGGCGTCCTCATCGTCGTCGTGACCATCCAGGTGCTGGGCCGCATTCCCGGTTTCCCCTCGCCACCCTGGACGGAGGAGGTGGCCCGCTTCGCGCTGGTCCATCTCGTCGCCTTCTCCTGCGGGCTGGCGCTGCTGCGCGGCGAGCTGGTGAACGTCGACATGTTCATCCTGCTGCTGCCCAAGCCCCTGCAGACGGCGGTCGCACGGCTGGTCGATCTGGCGATCCTGGTCTTTGCCATCGCCATCATCCCCGGCGCCTGGGATTACGTCGTCGGCAGCATTGGTGAGCGGGCGCGCTCCATCAACGTGCCGATGATCTGGGTCTATGTGGTGACGCTGATCATCCCGGTGTCGCTCGCCTTCTTCTCGATCGCCCGGCTGGCCGGGCTCGGGCGCGATTCCGCGCCGCCCAGCCATGGGGAAACCGTCTGA
- a CDS encoding histidine kinase N-terminal 7TM domain-containing protein — translation MLTLPALLLLAAVLATLWTAWRSWALPPFPGRFNFVAMQMSACWWTTAAAIETIVPAPADKLFWAEMAWFGIVCTPSFWALFLWSYTQEELAARWRLVPVVVGALTWAAALTNDAHRLIYTAVQPINDAPGAALDYSHGLLFFVVTIYLYAFMVMSIVVTASGIHRATPAYRTHYLGFLVAMAVPWVANVGYVTGNLTLFDFDPTPFSFLLMGAVFYWLITRRRLFVLLPVARDALLDAVPDPVLVLDADGTVVEANPAALALVPDGTPLGRRLADLPGLSALSPRDITLPAPLTLESDGTARSFEATRVPLTSGSAGGRAAAREVGCLLMLRDVTHRRRAEMRLEDMVRRLDLARLEAEERLVAEQEAKRALNGFLSMAAHEFKTPLAIIDGAAQLLLMDAEVKAPGMLPRLEKIRRAVRRQVNILDTCLADDRLSDPAFALRRDPLDLPALLRAAASAQGDAAPGRRIELELDGCPARMTGDGPMLELCVHNLLNNALKYSPAGTPVRLRARSEDGGEKGPDGQSQLALSVADQGIGIPDSERERVFDRFFRASNTGTAAGSGVGLNMVRRIAALHGGTVTVDSRLGEGSVFTLRIPLGEDALCEDGMAGMSAD, via the coding sequence ATGCTGACCCTGCCGGCCCTACTCCTGCTTGCCGCGGTGCTGGCGACCTTGTGGACGGCATGGCGCAGTTGGGCTCTGCCCCCCTTTCCCGGACGCTTCAACTTCGTGGCGATGCAGATGTCCGCCTGCTGGTGGACGACGGCCGCCGCCATCGAAACCATCGTCCCGGCCCCGGCGGACAAGCTGTTCTGGGCCGAGATGGCGTGGTTCGGCATCGTCTGCACCCCCAGCTTCTGGGCACTGTTCCTGTGGTCCTACACGCAGGAGGAATTGGCGGCGCGCTGGCGGCTGGTGCCGGTCGTGGTCGGCGCGCTGACCTGGGCGGCGGCGCTGACCAACGATGCCCATCGGCTGATCTACACGGCGGTCCAACCGATCAACGACGCGCCGGGCGCCGCGCTGGACTACAGCCACGGCCTGCTGTTCTTCGTCGTCACCATCTATCTCTATGCCTTCATGGTGATGAGCATCGTCGTCACCGCCAGCGGCATCCACCGGGCCACGCCGGCCTACCGCACCCATTACCTGGGCTTCCTGGTGGCGATGGCGGTGCCGTGGGTGGCGAATGTCGGCTACGTCACCGGCAACCTGACGCTGTTCGACTTCGACCCCACTCCCTTCAGCTTCCTGCTGATGGGCGCGGTGTTCTACTGGCTGATCACCCGGCGGCGCCTGTTCGTCCTGCTGCCGGTCGCCCGTGACGCCCTACTGGACGCCGTACCCGACCCCGTTCTGGTTCTCGATGCCGACGGCACGGTGGTGGAGGCTAATCCGGCGGCCCTGGCGCTGGTGCCCGACGGCACGCCGCTCGGCCGCCGGCTGGCCGACCTCCCCGGCCTGTCGGCGCTGTCGCCGCGGGACATCACCCTTCCGGCGCCGCTGACGCTGGAGAGTGACGGCACAGCGCGCAGCTTCGAGGCGACCCGCGTCCCGCTCACCTCCGGCAGCGCCGGCGGGCGTGCCGCGGCGCGCGAGGTCGGCTGCCTGCTGATGCTGCGCGACGTCACCCATCGCCGCCGGGCCGAAATGCGGCTGGAGGACATGGTGCGGCGCCTCGACCTCGCCCGGCTGGAGGCGGAGGAGCGGCTGGTAGCGGAGCAGGAGGCCAAGCGGGCGCTGAACGGCTTCCTGTCGATGGCGGCCCACGAGTTCAAGACGCCGCTCGCCATCATCGACGGCGCGGCCCAGCTTCTGCTGATGGATGCGGAGGTGAAGGCCCCCGGCATGCTGCCGCGGCTGGAGAAGATCCGCCGTGCGGTACGCCGGCAGGTCAACATCCTGGATACCTGCCTTGCCGACGACCGGCTGAGCGACCCGGCTTTCGCGTTGCGCCGCGATCCGCTGGACCTGCCGGCTTTGCTGCGCGCCGCCGCTTCGGCCCAGGGCGACGCCGCCCCCGGCCGGCGGATCGAGCTGGAGCTGGACGGTTGTCCGGCCCGGATGACCGGCGACGGCCCGATGCTGGAGCTGTGCGTCCACAACCTGCTGAACAACGCGCTGAAATATTCGCCGGCCGGCACGCCGGTCCGGCTGCGCGCCCGGAGCGAGGACGGGGGCGAGAAAGGGCCGGACGGGCAATCGCAACTGGCGTTGTCGGTGGCCGACCAGGGCATCGGCATCCCGGACAGCGAGCGGGAGCGGGTGTTCGACCGGTTCTTCCGCGCCTCCAACACCGGAACGGCGGCGGGCAGCGGTGTCGGGCTGAACATGGTCCGCCGCATCGCGGCGCTGCATGGTGGAACGGTGACGGTCGACAGCCGATTGGGTGAGGGCAGCGTCTTCACGCTGCGGATCCCGCTCGGTGAAGACGCGCTCTGCGAAGACGGGATGGCCGGCATGTCGGCGGATTAA
- a CDS encoding TRAP transporter large permease — protein MITSLLFGSFLIMMLAGVPIAAALGLAGTAAIAFAHLGVISVPTSVYTGIAKYPLLTIPMFVLAGTIFDRSGVAQKLVRFATAIVGQGKGALAIIAVVVAMMMGGISGSGPAIAAAVCGVMAPSMIRAGYPRPYIASVIAAAAATDILIPPSVALIIYSVLVPAAPTTSMFAAGIIPGTLAGLALIIPVFWLARKHNLGAKLSHEPRPPFWRSLWDASLGLFAKVIILGGLRLGIFTPTEAAVIAVAYGLLLGMVVYRTIRFRDLYSMLVEAAEISAIILTVIALASVFGWALSTLSVIDPIADAIIHSGLGEYGVMALLVVMLTIIGTFLDGISIFIILLPLLIPIATAYKWDLTWFGVILTLMIAVGQFTPPMAVNLMVACRMTGCSMESTLRWVMWPLVTMLLVVVAVIIWPDLALWMPRQMGF, from the coding sequence GTGATCACCAGCCTGCTCTTCGGGTCCTTCCTGATCATGATGCTGGCGGGCGTGCCGATTGCCGCCGCCCTTGGCCTGGCCGGCACCGCCGCCATCGCCTTTGCCCATCTCGGCGTCATTTCGGTTCCGACCAGCGTCTATACCGGCATCGCCAAATATCCGCTGCTGACCATCCCGATGTTCGTGCTGGCCGGCACCATCTTCGACCGTTCGGGCGTGGCGCAGAAGCTGGTGCGCTTCGCCACCGCCATCGTCGGCCAGGGCAAGGGTGCACTGGCGATCATCGCGGTCGTAGTGGCAATGATGATGGGCGGCATCTCCGGTTCCGGCCCGGCCATCGCCGCGGCGGTCTGCGGCGTGATGGCGCCCAGCATGATCCGCGCCGGCTATCCCCGCCCCTACATCGCCAGCGTCATCGCCGCGGCGGCGGCCACCGACATCCTGATCCCGCCGTCGGTCGCCCTCATCATCTACAGCGTCCTGGTGCCGGCCGCCCCGACCACCTCGATGTTCGCCGCCGGCATCATTCCCGGCACGCTGGCTGGCCTCGCCCTCATCATCCCGGTCTTCTGGCTGGCGCGGAAACACAATCTCGGCGCCAAGCTGTCGCACGAGCCGCGCCCGCCCTTCTGGCGCAGCCTGTGGGACGCATCGCTCGGCCTGTTCGCCAAGGTCATCATCCTGGGCGGCCTGCGTCTCGGCATCTTCACCCCGACCGAGGCGGCGGTGATCGCGGTGGCCTACGGCCTGCTGCTCGGCATGGTGGTCTACCGCACCATCCGCTTCCGCGACCTCTATTCCATGCTGGTGGAGGCGGCGGAGATCTCCGCCATCATCCTGACGGTGATCGCGCTGGCCAGCGTGTTCGGCTGGGCGCTGAGCACCCTGTCGGTGATCGACCCCATCGCCGACGCCATCATCCACTCCGGCCTTGGCGAATATGGCGTGATGGCGCTGCTGGTGGTGATGCTGACCATCATCGGCACCTTCCTGGACGGCATCTCGATCTTCATCATCCTGCTGCCTCTGCTGATCCCCATCGCCACCGCCTACAAATGGGACCTGACCTGGTTCGGCGTCATCCTGACCCTGATGATCGCCGTCGGCCAGTTCACCCCGCCGATGGCCGTCAACCTGATGGTGGCCTGCCGCATGACCGGCTGTTCGATGGAAAGCACCCTGCGCTGGGTGATGTGGCCGCTGGTCACCATGCTGCTGGTGGTGGTCGCGGTGATCATCTGGCCGGATCTGGCGCTGTGGATGCCGCGGCAGATGGGATTCTAG
- a CDS encoding TRAP transporter small permease has translation MSDHDPTVVRPVPKPRVPLGIEEVLVAITMAVVALITFANVVVRYLTDVSFAFTEEYSIALMVILTFLGASAAVVKDRHIRITFVTDKLSPANRRRAEQFAMACVALMYGLLVVYGTWTTWDDYRFEVTSPALGLPQWIYTIWLPVLSLVVLARTIGRIIRIHRGTEPLETGHIPEGEP, from the coding sequence ATGAGCGATCACGACCCCACCGTCGTCCGGCCGGTGCCGAAACCCCGCGTCCCTCTGGGCATCGAAGAGGTGCTGGTCGCCATCACGATGGCGGTGGTGGCGCTGATCACCTTCGCCAACGTCGTGGTGCGCTACCTCACCGACGTCTCCTTCGCCTTCACCGAGGAATATTCGATCGCGCTGATGGTGATCCTGACCTTCCTCGGCGCCTCGGCCGCGGTTGTGAAGGACCGGCACATCCGCATCACCTTCGTCACCGACAAGCTGTCGCCGGCCAACCGCCGCCGGGCGGAACAGTTCGCCATGGCCTGCGTCGCGCTGATGTATGGGCTGCTGGTGGTTTACGGCACCTGGACGACCTGGGACGATTACCGGTTCGAGGTGACCTCGCCGGCGCTGGGGCTGCCGCAGTGGATCTACACGATCTGGCTGCCGGTGCTGTCGCTGGTGGTGCTGGCCCGCACCATCGGCCGCATAATCCGCATCCACCGCGGCACCGAACCGCTGGAAACCGGACATATCCCGGAGGGCGAACCGTGA
- a CDS encoding sigma-54-dependent Fis family transcriptional regulator — MTERADGGRRGGADRAAVPLEGDAFAGNAALLRSRAIPSLFEALETQSEGTVAVDRDARVVWINEKYARMLGISDPAEAIGREVEEIIPHSQMRQVLATGQPILLDLMLFGTQRLVVTRFPLTDDRGGIIGAVGFVLYDSLHRLKPLLAELSRLEAELAATRRRLDEGRQPRYTLQSYVGDSPVCLEVKRKARLAARSDAPILLLGETGTGKELIAQAIHGLSARSGRSFVGVNVAAIPETLLEAEFFGAVPGAYTGMDRRGREGRFKTADGGTLFLDEIGDMPLGLQAKLLRALQEQEIEPLGSDRPVKVDVRVIAATNVDLEQRIRDGRFRSDLYYRLNVLPIRLPALAEMGGGLEAIAESILQEIAARSGLPLRGLTPEAVEALSRHRWPGNVRELRNVLERTCLLTDNRRLTAADLAEALPDLADAEPAEVTRPTPASSLVHVEPQPLPGYDEAFDEFERGLLGRALAASGGRATEAARALGISRAAFYKKLARLGMRAGG, encoded by the coding sequence GTGACGGAACGAGCGGACGGCGGACGGCGGGGCGGAGCGGACAGGGCGGCGGTTCCCCTGGAAGGCGATGCCTTTGCCGGGAATGCCGCGTTGCTGCGCAGCCGCGCCATCCCGTCGCTGTTCGAGGCGCTGGAAACCCAGTCCGAGGGCACGGTGGCGGTCGACCGCGACGCGCGGGTGGTGTGGATCAACGAGAAATACGCCCGCATGCTCGGTATCTCCGATCCCGCCGAGGCCATCGGCCGCGAGGTGGAGGAGATCATCCCCCATTCGCAGATGCGTCAGGTGCTGGCGACCGGCCAGCCGATCCTGCTCGACCTGATGCTGTTCGGAACCCAGCGGCTGGTGGTGACGCGCTTTCCCCTGACCGACGACCGCGGCGGGATCATCGGCGCCGTCGGCTTCGTCCTCTATGACAGCCTGCACCGCCTGAAACCCCTGCTGGCCGAGTTGTCGCGGCTGGAGGCCGAACTGGCGGCGACCCGGCGCCGGCTCGACGAGGGGAGGCAGCCGCGCTACACGCTGCAAAGCTATGTCGGCGACAGCCCGGTCTGCCTGGAGGTCAAGCGCAAGGCCCGCCTCGCCGCCCGCAGCGATGCACCGATCCTGCTGCTGGGCGAAACCGGCACCGGCAAGGAGTTGATCGCCCAGGCCATCCATGGCCTGTCGGCGCGCAGCGGCCGGTCCTTCGTCGGCGTCAACGTCGCGGCGATCCCGGAAACGCTGCTGGAGGCGGAGTTCTTCGGCGCGGTGCCCGGCGCCTATACCGGGATGGACCGCCGGGGCCGGGAAGGCCGCTTCAAGACCGCCGATGGCGGCACCCTGTTCCTGGACGAGATCGGCGACATGCCGCTTGGGCTCCAGGCCAAGCTGCTGCGGGCCTTGCAGGAGCAGGAGATCGAACCGCTGGGCTCCGACCGTCCGGTGAAGGTCGATGTGCGGGTGATCGCGGCGACGAATGTCGATCTGGAGCAGCGGATCCGCGACGGCCGTTTCCGCTCCGACCTCTATTACCGGCTGAACGTGCTGCCGATCCGACTGCCGGCCCTGGCGGAGATGGGCGGCGGGCTGGAGGCCATCGCAGAATCCATCCTGCAGGAGATCGCCGCCCGCAGCGGCCTTCCCCTGCGCGGCCTGACCCCGGAAGCGGTCGAGGCGCTGAGCCGCCACCGCTGGCCCGGCAATGTGCGCGAGCTGCGCAATGTGCTGGAGCGCACCTGCCTGCTGACCGACAACCGCCGCCTGACCGCCGCCGACCTCGCCGAGGCATTGCCGGATTTGGCGGATGCAGAACCGGCAGAGGTGACGCGTCCGACACCGGCGTCGTCGCTGGTCCATGTGGAACCACAACCCCTGCCGGGCTATGACGAGGCTTTCGACGAGTTCGAGCGCGGGCTGCTCGGCCGCGCGCTCGCGGCCAGTGGTGGCCGGGCGACGGAGGCGGCGCGGGCGCTCGGCATTTCCCGCGCCGCCTTCTACAAGAAACTCGCCCGGCTGGGGATGCGCGCCGGCGGGTAA
- the uxuA gene encoding mannonate dehydratase, translated as MEQSWRWFGPEDAIKLNHIRQAGATGVVTALHHIPYGVVWSVEEIQKRKAMIESDKELGLSWTVTESLPVHEAIKIGEGDLTELFDNYRQSMRNLAACGVTTICYNFMPVLDWTRTELAAALPGGGTSLRFNAHEHAAFDVYMLERPDAEEDHSPEVLAKAKKWFDRSSESDRAKLLSNIMAGLPGAYDRYDIPGLRKMIARFNGMSADGLRETLARFLREVIPTAEEVGIRMAIHPDDPPRPLFGLPRIVSTEDDLAHLINAVKSPNNGLTFCTGSLGAGQTNNVPAMAKRFAEDIHFVHLRNVAKEPDGSFEEADHLGGDVDMVSVVTTLLEEQKRRQDAGNDNWRLPFRPDHGHELLDDVGKPTHPGYPMIGRLRGLAEIRGVMTAVAAVKQLPV; from the coding sequence ATGGAACAATCCTGGCGCTGGTTCGGCCCCGAAGACGCCATCAAGCTGAACCACATCCGCCAAGCCGGCGCCACCGGCGTGGTCACCGCCCTGCACCACATCCCCTACGGCGTCGTCTGGTCGGTCGAGGAAATCCAGAAACGCAAGGCGATGATCGAGTCCGACAAGGAACTCGGCCTCAGCTGGACCGTCACCGAAAGCCTGCCGGTGCACGAGGCGATCAAGATCGGCGAAGGCGACCTGACGGAGCTGTTCGACAACTACCGCCAGTCGATGCGCAACCTCGCCGCCTGCGGCGTGACCACCATCTGCTACAACTTCATGCCGGTTCTGGACTGGACGCGGACGGAGCTGGCGGCGGCGCTGCCGGGCGGCGGAACCTCGCTGCGCTTCAACGCCCATGAGCATGCCGCCTTCGACGTCTACATGCTGGAACGTCCGGACGCCGAGGAGGACCATTCGCCGGAGGTCCTCGCCAAGGCCAAGAAGTGGTTCGACCGCTCTTCCGAAAGCGACCGGGCGAAGCTGCTGTCGAACATCATGGCCGGCTTGCCGGGCGCCTATGACCGCTACGACATCCCCGGCCTGCGCAAGATGATCGCGCGCTTCAACGGCATGTCCGCCGACGGCCTGCGCGAGACGCTGGCCCGCTTCCTGCGTGAGGTGATTCCGACGGCGGAGGAGGTCGGCATCCGCATGGCGATCCACCCCGACGACCCGCCCCGCCCGCTGTTCGGCCTGCCCCGCATCGTCAGCACCGAGGACGACCTCGCCCACCTGATCAATGCGGTGAAGTCGCCGAACAACGGCCTGACCTTCTGCACCGGCTCGCTGGGCGCGGGCCAGACCAACAACGTGCCGGCGATGGCCAAGCGCTTTGCCGAGGACATCCACTTCGTCCACCTGCGCAACGTCGCCAAGGAGCCGGACGGCTCCTTCGAGGAAGCCGACCATCTCGGCGGCGACGTGGATATGGTCTCGGTCGTCACCACCCTGCTGGAGGAGCAGAAGCGCCGCCAGGACGCCGGCAACGACAACTGGCGCCTGCCCTTCCGCCCCGACCACGGGCATGAACTGCTGGACGATGTGGGCAAGCCGACCCACCCCGGCTACCCGATGATCGGCCGCCTGCGTGGTCTGGCGGAAATTCGCGGTGTGATGACCGCCGTCGCGGCGGTGAAGCAGTTGCCGGTGTGA
- a CDS encoding TRAP transporter substrate-binding protein: MNSKTPISRRTLAKSIGLGAGIAAGATLLGGIAAPAIVRAQAKTTLKLGHLANEDNVWHKASLVFAEEVAKRTNGAVEVKVFPNEQLGKETDLIKGIQLGTIDFTITGESLQNWAPAAALLAVPYAIRDLDHLDKVVTGEPGKKIADAIEQKTQLVPLTYFARGPRNLTSKRPIKSPDELNGLKMRVPNVPLFVSFWQGLGAKPTPMAFSEVFTGLQNDTIEAQENPLALIKSASFYEVQKYVNLTEHVISWIYLVGGSKKLNKMPAEQRAAIMEAAKAAQAAERKLFIEDETKLAADLKAKGMEFITVDKAAFAEKGRPAVVAALSPEIKPIYEEILAVK, encoded by the coding sequence ATGAACAGCAAGACCCCCATCTCCCGCCGCACGCTGGCGAAAAGCATCGGCCTCGGCGCCGGCATCGCCGCCGGTGCGACGCTGCTGGGTGGCATCGCCGCGCCGGCCATCGTCCGCGCCCAGGCCAAGACGACGCTGAAGCTCGGGCACCTCGCCAACGAGGACAATGTCTGGCACAAGGCCTCGCTGGTCTTCGCCGAGGAAGTCGCCAAGCGCACCAACGGCGCGGTCGAGGTCAAGGTGTTCCCCAACGAGCAGCTCGGCAAGGAAACCGACCTGATCAAGGGTATCCAGCTCGGCACCATCGATTTCACCATCACCGGTGAGTCGCTGCAGAACTGGGCGCCGGCCGCGGCGCTGCTGGCGGTTCCCTACGCCATCCGCGACCTCGACCATCTCGACAAGGTCGTCACCGGCGAGCCGGGCAAGAAGATCGCCGACGCCATCGAGCAGAAGACCCAGCTGGTCCCGCTGACCTACTTCGCCCGCGGCCCGCGCAACCTGACCAGCAAGCGCCCGATCAAGTCGCCGGACGAGTTGAACGGCCTGAAGATGCGCGTCCCCAACGTGCCGCTGTTCGTGTCCTTCTGGCAGGGGCTGGGCGCCAAGCCGACGCCGATGGCCTTCTCGGAGGTCTTCACCGGCCTGCAGAACGACACCATCGAGGCGCAGGAGAACCCGCTGGCCCTCATCAAGTCGGCGAGCTTCTACGAAGTCCAGAAATACGTGAACCTGACGGAGCACGTCATCAGCTGGATCTATCTGGTCGGCGGGTCGAAGAAGCTGAACAAGATGCCGGCCGAGCAGCGCGCCGCGATCATGGAAGCCGCCAAGGCCGCCCAGGCCGCCGAGCGCAAGCTGTTCATCGAGGACGAGACCAAGCTGGCGGCCGACCTGAAGGCCAAGGGCATGGAGTTCATCACCGTCGACAAGGCGGCCTTCGCCGAGAAGGGCCGTCCGGCCGTCGTCGCGGCGCTGTCGCCCGAGATCAAGCCGATCTACGAGGAAATCCTCGCGGTGAAGTGA
- a CDS encoding Zn-dependent oxidoreductase produces MVALTVEKPHVLALRPENAPDAGPVKAGEVLVRVRRAGICGSDLHIYHGSNPFAVYPRVIGHEFAGTVEAVGDGVGNVAVGDHVVVDPVVSCGRCYACRAGRTNVCANLEVFGVHRDGGFRNHVVVPAANAIKVRSDLPFSLAALAEPLSIAANVLSRTGIGADDTLLVYGAGTVGLTVVQVAKLHGARCIVADLDDKRLERAKEFGADVVLNSSRVSVPDAVRDENDGLGPTVVIDGAGVPSLLEEACRLASPAARIGLLGFSPSPCNISQQEIVKKELTLVGSRLNRRLLPQVIDWLESGKLQPAAMITQVFPIADAASAFALIETDPSSTIKVQLDFES; encoded by the coding sequence GTGGTTGCCCTGACAGTCGAAAAGCCGCATGTGCTGGCGCTCCGCCCCGAAAACGCCCCGGATGCCGGGCCGGTCAAGGCCGGCGAGGTGCTGGTCCGCGTCCGGCGCGCCGGGATCTGCGGGTCTGACCTGCACATCTACCACGGCTCCAACCCCTTCGCGGTCTATCCCCGCGTCATCGGCCACGAGTTCGCCGGCACGGTCGAGGCGGTGGGCGACGGCGTGGGCAACGTCGCGGTCGGCGACCATGTGGTGGTCGATCCGGTGGTGTCCTGCGGCCGCTGCTATGCCTGCCGCGCCGGGCGGACCAATGTCTGCGCCAATCTGGAGGTGTTCGGCGTCCATCGCGACGGCGGGTTCCGCAACCATGTCGTGGTGCCTGCGGCCAACGCCATCAAGGTGCGCTCCGACCTGCCCTTCTCGCTTGCCGCACTGGCGGAGCCGCTGTCCATCGCCGCGAACGTGCTGTCGCGCACCGGCATCGGCGCCGACGACACGCTGCTGGTCTATGGCGCCGGGACGGTGGGGCTGACGGTGGTGCAGGTCGCCAAGCTGCACGGCGCCCGCTGTATCGTCGCCGACCTGGACGACAAGCGGCTGGAGCGGGCGAAGGAGTTCGGCGCCGACGTGGTCCTCAACTCTTCCCGCGTGTCGGTGCCCGACGCGGTGCGCGACGAGAATGACGGGCTCGGGCCGACGGTTGTGATCGACGGCGCCGGCGTCCCGTCCCTGCTGGAGGAGGCCTGCCGCCTTGCCAGCCCGGCGGCGCGCATCGGCCTGCTGGGCTTCTCCCCCTCCCCCTGCAACATCAGCCAGCAGGAGATCGTGAAGAAGGAGCTGACCCTGGTCGGCTCCCGCCTGAACCGCCGCCTGCTGCCCCAGGTGATCGACTGGCTGGAGAGCGGCAAGCTGCAGCCGGCGGCGATGATCACCCAGGTCTTCCCGATCGCCGACGCGGCAAGCGCCTTCGCCCTGATCGAGACCGACCCGTCCAGCACGATCAAGGTCCAGCTCGACTTCGAAAGCTGA